TCCATCAGGTGCGCCTGCACGTACTCGATGCAGGCGCGGAATTCATGGAACGGCGCGATGACATCCTGCGAACGCTGGGCGTCGCGCGAAAAGCCCTCGATGCCCACGATCTCGCCGTGGCGGTTGCGGATCGGCGCCTTGGTGGTGAACAGCCAGGTCAGCTCGCCGCTTTCGCTGCCGAGCACTTCGAGCTTGTTCTTCACGGTCACGCCGCGGTCCATCACGGAAAGGTCGTCGGCGCGGATGCGGTCGGCGATATCGCGCCGGAAGAAGTCATGGTCGGTCTTGCCGAGGATATCGTTCACGTCCGCCCGATGCACATCCCCCATCGCGTGCTGTTCCTGCAGCAGGCGGTTGCCCCACACGAACTGGCCGGCCTTGTTCTTGGCGAAGTAGTACATGTCCGGCAGCGTGTCGAACAGCGCGCTGGGCGTCGAAATGCCGTGTTCGGTGAAAAAATTGGCACATTCCGCCCGCGTGGCGGCGGGGCGCTCCGTATCGCGGCCAGCGAGGCGGTCGCGGTAACCGACCTCGTTGCGTGCCCCCTGGGATACGATTACTCCCCTGCCAATGACCATGGTGCTCATCGTGGCTGTCTCCGTTTTGTGATGCGCTTTGTTATGGCCAGATAGTAGCATTCGGTTAATTCCGGAAGTGTCGCGAAATCGGCCAAATTTATAACGAATTCGGCACGCGGCATCCTGGCGGCGGGACGTTGCGAACTTGCCGCGCAGTTGCCATGCAGTTGCCGATTCTGTACTAGCCGGTGGTGCCGGGAGCATGTTAGATTGCGCTACCAGATTGCGCTACCATTCCAACTGACAAAGAGACGACGATGCCCTTTCCCCTCCGAACCGCCCGCCTGGGCCTGCTGACCGCCGCCATCGCCTTCGCCGGCCCCGTGCTTGCCGCCGACGGCGCATGGCAATCGCTCTTCAACGGCAAGGACCTGGCCGGCTGGACCACCTGGGTCAGCATGCAGCCCACCTCCGACAACATGAAAGCGCCCACGTCCATCCGCGGCGCGAACAGCGATCCGAAACAGGTGTTCTCGGTGGTGGACGGCATGCTGCGCGTGTCGGGCGAGGAGTGGGGCGCGGTGAACACGGTGGCCGACTACCAGAACTTCCACCTGAAGTTCGATTTCAAGTGGGGCACGAAGAAATGGTTCCCGCGGCTGGACGCGCCGCGCGACAGCGGGCTGCTGTACTTTGCCGTGGGCCCCGAGGGCGCGCAGAGCGGCCACTGGATGCGCAGCCACGAATTCCAGCTGCAGGAAGGCGACTGCGCCGATTACCACAGCCTCGACGGCGTGACCGTCGACGCGCACGTGGGCGACGCCAACCAGGGCGGCTGGAAGTTCTATCGCTACGAACCATCGCTGCCACTGCGCACCGGCATCGCCGCGCGTATCCTCAAGAAGGGCAATTACGAAAAGCCGTCCGGCGAATGGAACACGATGGAAGTGATCGCCGACGGCAAGACGCTGGTGCACATCGTCAACGGGCACGAGGTGCTGCGCGCCACGAACTCGCTGCAGAAGGTGGACGGCAGGATGGTGCCGCTGGCGCGCGGGAAGTTCTCGATCCAGTCGGAGGGGGCCGAGGCGTTTTACCGGAATATCCGGGTGAAGCAGCTGGATGGGCCGGCGGCCACCGCGAAGTTTTGAAAAGAAAAACCGGGGACGTACCCTGTTTTTGACTTCGGCACTGAAAACCGGTGTCCGATACCGAGAAGCCGGTGTCCGACACCAAATGTTCGACGGCCAACCGCTGTCGGTTGGTGCAGCGCAAAATTGGGGACGTACCCCTGTTTTAAGGAAATTTCCTCAAAACAGGGGTACGTCCCCGGTTTTGCAGTGAAGCATTACCCGCGCGCTTTCTCCCAATACCCCTTCGCGTTGTACACCTTCTTCAGGTGATCGATGAAGTGCCGGATCTTCGCCGGCAGGTAGCGCTGCTGCGGGTACACGGCCTGGATCGGATAGCTCGGCACCGCGTATTCGTCCAGCACCGTGACCAGTTCGCCCCGTTTCAGTTCGGCCTGGATCTCCCACGTCGAGCGCCAGCCGATGCCCAGGCCCTGCTTGACCCAGTCGAACAGCAGTTCGCCGTCGTTGCATGACAGGTCGCCGTCCACGCGCACGGCGACCGGCTTGCCTTCGGCCTGGAAGGTCCAGCCGCGCTGCTGCCCGCCCTGCAAATTGAATGCCAGGCAGTTGTGGCGCACCAGGTCGTCCGGGGTGCGGGGAATGCCGTGGCGTTCGAAGTAGCCGGGCGTGCCGCACACCACGCGGCGGTTCGGGAACAGCGGCACGGCCACGTAGTTCGGATCGGTCACTTCGCCGATGCGGATCGACATGTCGTAGCCCTCGCGTACCAGGTCGACCACGCTGTCGGTGAGGTTGAACGACATCTTCAGCTCCGGGTGGTGCGAGCGGAACTCCGGCGCATGCGGCGCCACGTGCGAACGGCCGAACGCGGCGGGCGCGGAAACCACCAGGTGGCCCCGCACCGTGGCGCGCCCGGCGCTGATGCTGTTCTCGGCGATGTCGAAATCGCGCAACAGTTGCCGGCAAGGTTCGATGAACTGCTCGCCCAGCGCGGTCAGGGTAAGGCCCCGGGTGGAGCGGTGCATCAGGCGCACGCCGAGGCGGCGTTCGAGGGCATCGAGGCGGCGGCCCATGACGACGGGCGTGACGCCCTCGGCTACTGCGGCAGCGGCGAAGCTGCCTTTTTCGGTCACCAGTAAAAAACTGCGAATTTCTGTATAACGGTCCAATTCCATACTCCAAGTATCGACTGATCGAATACTAGCAGCAATTCAACACAATGCGCCATCTCCGTATGCTGGGACCATTCACATGAACCCAGGAGACGAGCATGGCCCGTATGAGAGCAATCGACGCTGCCGCAGCAGTGATGCGTAAAGAAGGTGTGTCCACCGTATTCGGCGTGCCGGGTGCGGCGATCAACCCGCTGTATTCGGCGATGAAGAAGGAGGGCGGCTTCCGCCACGTGCTGGCGCGCCACGTGGAAGGCGCCTCGCACATGGCCGAGGGCTTCACCCGCGCCAAGGCCGGCAACATCGGCGTGTGCATCGGCACCTCCGGCCCGGCGGGCACCGACATGATCACCGGCCTGTACTCCGCGTCAGCCGATTCGATACCTATCCTCTGCATCACCGGCCAGGCACCGCGTGCCCGCCTGTACAAGGAAGACTTCCAGGCCGTCGATATCGAATCGATCGCCAAGCCGGTCACCAAGTGGGCCGTCACGGTGCGCGAACCGGCGCTGGTGCCGCGCGTGTTCCAGCAGGCCTTCCACATCATGCGTTCCGGCCGCCCCGGCCCGGTGCTGATCGACCTGCCGTTCGACGTGCAGATGGCCGAGATCGAATTCGACCTGGACACCTACGAAAGCCTGCCGGCCTACAAGCCATCGGCCACCCGTGCCCAGGCTGAAAAGGCGCTGGAGATGCTGAACGCGGCCGAGCGCCCGGTCATCGTCTGCGGCGGCGGCGTGATCAACGCCGATGCCGCGGCCAAGCTGCTTGAATTCGCCGAGATCCTGAACGTGCCGGTCATCCCGACCCTGATGGGCTGGGGCGTGGTGCCGGACGACCACCCGCTGATGGCGGGCATGGCCGGCCTGCAGACGTCGCACCGCTACGGCAACGCCACGATCCTGGCATCGGACTTCGTGATCGGCATCGGCAACCGCTGGGCCAACCGCCACACCGGCTCGGTCGAGGTGTACACCGAAGGCCGCAAGTTCGTGCACATCGATATCGAGCCGACCCAGATCGGACGCGTGTTCGGCCCGGACTACGGCATCGTCTCCGACG
Above is a window of Pseudoduganella dura DNA encoding:
- a CDS encoding AraC family transcriptional regulator, producing MSTMVIGRGVIVSQGARNEVGYRDRLAGRDTERPAATRAECANFFTEHGISTPSALFDTLPDMYYFAKNKAGQFVWGNRLLQEQHAMGDVHRADVNDILGKTDHDFFRRDIADRIRADDLSVMDRGVTVKNKLEVLGSESGELTWLFTTKAPIRNRHGEIVGIEGFSRDAQRSQDVIAPFHEFRACIEYVQAHLMEQIGIEHLAKLSCMSLSTFERKFKQHFSLTPKQYILHLKVHEACRLLPQVSNIARVAAETGFGGQSYFTKQFRTVVGITPKQYQLSLAGRGPGVRRRRPAPA
- a CDS encoding 3-keto-disaccharide hydrolase, with the protein product MPFPLRTARLGLLTAAIAFAGPVLAADGAWQSLFNGKDLAGWTTWVSMQPTSDNMKAPTSIRGANSDPKQVFSVVDGMLRVSGEEWGAVNTVADYQNFHLKFDFKWGTKKWFPRLDAPRDSGLLYFAVGPEGAQSGHWMRSHEFQLQEGDCADYHSLDGVTVDAHVGDANQGGWKFYRYEPSLPLRTGIAARILKKGNYEKPSGEWNTMEVIADGKTLVHIVNGHEVLRATNSLQKVDGRMVPLARGKFSIQSEGAEAFYRNIRVKQLDGPAATAKF
- a CDS encoding LysR family transcriptional regulator, translating into MDRYTEIRSFLLVTEKGSFAAAAVAEGVTPVVMGRRLDALERRLGVRLMHRSTRGLTLTALGEQFIEPCRQLLRDFDIAENSISAGRATVRGHLVVSAPAAFGRSHVAPHAPEFRSHHPELKMSFNLTDSVVDLVREGYDMSIRIGEVTDPNYVAVPLFPNRRVVCGTPGYFERHGIPRTPDDLVRHNCLAFNLQGGQQRGWTFQAEGKPVAVRVDGDLSCNDGELLFDWVKQGLGIGWRSTWEIQAELKRGELVTVLDEYAVPSYPIQAVYPQQRYLPAKIRHFIDHLKKVYNAKGYWEKARG
- the gcl gene encoding glyoxylate carboligase; translated protein: MARMRAIDAAAAVMRKEGVSTVFGVPGAAINPLYSAMKKEGGFRHVLARHVEGASHMAEGFTRAKAGNIGVCIGTSGPAGTDMITGLYSASADSIPILCITGQAPRARLYKEDFQAVDIESIAKPVTKWAVTVREPALVPRVFQQAFHIMRSGRPGPVLIDLPFDVQMAEIEFDLDTYESLPAYKPSATRAQAEKALEMLNAAERPVIVCGGGVINADAAAKLLEFAEILNVPVIPTLMGWGVVPDDHPLMAGMAGLQTSHRYGNATILASDFVIGIGNRWANRHTGSVEVYTEGRKFVHIDIEPTQIGRVFGPDYGIVSDAGAALDQLINVACGLDALGALKDRSAWVEECQERKRTLLRKTHFDNEPIKPQRVYEEMNKAFGKETCYVSTIGLSQIAAAQFLHVYKPRNWINCGQAGPLGWTISAALGVCAADPERQVVAISGDYDFQFMIEELAVGAQFGLPYLHVVVNNAYLGLIRQAQRNFDIDYCVQLAFENINAPELGVYGVDHVAVVEGLGCKAIRVREIADIQPAFEKARAWMKEFRVPVVVEIMLERVTNIAMGTEINAINEFEALATEEGDAPTAIGKRQLQQ